The following is a genomic window from Thermodesulfobacteriota bacterium.
CAGCTGCATCTCCGGTAATGTCTTTATCGGATCGGGAACGAAGATCGGTCCCCATGTAGTCATCGAAGGCCATACCACCATCGGGCCGGAGTGCCGGATTTCAGCGTTTGCTGCCATCGGCGGGCCGCCCCAGTCGGTTAAATATGCCGGCGAGGACACCTGCGTCAAGGTCGGGCGCAAATGCGTCATCCGGGAGTTTGTCACCATTCATCGGGGGACGGCTTTCGGCACCGGCCTGACCCAGGTCGGGGACAACTGCCTGCTCATGGCCTACACCCATATCGCCCATGACTGCCAGGTGGGCAATCAGGTGATTTTCGCCAACAACGCCACCCTGGCTGGACACATTACCGTGGAAGACAACGCCACCATCGGCGGTCTGGTGGCCGTTCACCAGTTCGTCAACATCGGCCGGCATGCCTTTATCGGCGGCAAATCGGCGGTGGTAAAAGATG
Proteins encoded in this region:
- the lpxA gene encoding acyl-ACP--UDP-N-acetylglucosamine O-acyltransferase codes for the protein MIHPTAIVDPGVRIEPGVEVGPYSCISGNVFIGSGTKIGPHVVIEGHTTIGPECRISAFAAIGGPPQSVKYAGEDTCVKVGRKCVIREFVTIHRGTAFGTGLTQVGDNCLLMAYTHIAHDCQVGNQVIFANNATLAGHITVEDNATIGGLVAVHQFVNIGRHAFIGGKSAVVKDVPPYVIAAGDRAKLYGLNLVGLKRSNFPPAVLNSLKKAYRIIFRVGLTLNEAIERANAEVEQTPEVVHFLEFIKSSRRGITR